A stretch of DNA from Shewanella sediminis HAW-EB3:
AGCGTAGGGTCAAGGCACTACTAGCCCATGATATCAATCTGTTCGGTTACCATCTGCCACTGGACGGTCACCCTATGTTAGGCAATAACGCAGAGCTCGGCCGTAGACTCGATATCTCGGATGCAGAGCCGGTAGAGGACGTTGCTCAGGGACTTATTTGGCAGGGGCGGCTTGATACGCCTATGTCTGTCGAGGCTTTCTCCGCTCGATTAAACCATGTATTAAACAGAGAAGCGCAGCATATTGGCCAGAGCAATGATGAAATCAAATCCATCGCCTGGTGCAGTGGTGGCGCTCAGGATTATATCGATATCGCCGCCGATCTCGGTGTCGATGCCTTTATCAGTGGTGAAGTATCGGAGCGAACCTTCCACAGTGCCATGGAATTAGGTGTCCACTATTTCGCCGCCGGGCACCATGCGACCGAGCGTTATGGGATACAGGCCCTGGGTGAGCATTTAGCGAGAGAGTTTAATCTAGAACATCACTTTGTCGACATTAATAACCCTGTGTAAATCAGAGTGAAGTCGATTACGCCGGTTTTCTTGAGCAGGTCTTGAAGATAGTGAACGCTGAATAATATTGGTGAAATGAAATATTT
This window harbors:
- a CDS encoding Nif3-like dinuclear metal center hexameric protein: MTRTELSRYLSEFLQISNYKDYAPNGLQVEGRSKIATIVTGVTACQALIDRAIALNADAILVHHGFFWKGEPEVITGMKQRRVKALLAHDINLFGYHLPLDGHPMLGNNAELGRRLDISDAEPVEDVAQGLIWQGRLDTPMSVEAFSARLNHVLNREAQHIGQSNDEIKSIAWCSGGAQDYIDIAADLGVDAFISGEVSERTFHSAMELGVHYFAAGHHATERYGIQALGEHLAREFNLEHHFVDINNPV